The following coding sequences are from one Alkalibaculum bacchi window:
- a CDS encoding Fic family protein has product MFGEDRPYEEVNYNNPKEYKKDLWKASFGLQKIDGLTPSEYLVELSKEEIEGKKTYSEIKEELDKYYSSDKANKENEEADKVSVRIAEWLSQPRPFEISTRRLKQIHAHLFSGIDTFQYPVGRFREVNISKSEPVLNGASVFYESWNMLDAAFEIDFEEESKKDYSLLKQEEKAKSAMAFISNLWQIHPFREGNTRTSAVFAIEYFRDLGFDIDNTMFEKHSRYFRDALVRDNCLKKWQNPYFLDCFTENLVLGGNHDLESLNLNIDIEVDKDLNLDKDMNENEKNKEMKIDQKFKMDYIKNKMERQ; this is encoded by the coding sequence GTGTTTGGAGAAGATAGACCATATGAGGAAGTGAATTATAACAATCCAAAAGAATATAAAAAAGATTTATGGAAAGCTAGTTTTGGACTACAAAAAATAGATGGATTAACACCTTCCGAATACCTTGTTGAATTGTCAAAAGAAGAAATCGAGGGAAAGAAAACCTATTCAGAAATTAAGGAAGAACTAGATAAGTATTATTCATCTGATAAAGCGAATAAAGAGAATGAAGAAGCAGACAAAGTATCTGTCCGCATTGCTGAATGGTTGTCACAACCCAGGCCTTTTGAAATTAGTACAAGAAGGTTAAAACAGATCCATGCTCACTTGTTTTCGGGAATTGATACCTTTCAGTATCCTGTAGGGAGGTTTAGAGAGGTTAATATTTCAAAGAGTGAACCAGTGTTAAATGGTGCTTCTGTTTTCTATGAATCATGGAATATGTTAGATGCAGCTTTTGAAATTGACTTTGAGGAAGAATCGAAAAAAGATTATTCGTTATTAAAACAAGAAGAAAAGGCTAAGTCAGCCATGGCGTTCATATCAAATTTATGGCAAATTCATCCCTTTAGGGAAGGGAATACTCGTACAAGTGCAGTTTTTGCGATAGAGTATTTTAGAGATTTAGGTTTTGATATAGATAATACTATGTTTGAAAAACATTCTAGATATTTTCGAGATGCATTAGTTAGAGATAATTGTCTGAAAAAATGGCAAAATCCTTATTTTTTAGATTGTTTTACTGAAAACTTAGTATTAGGTGGAAATCATGATTTAGAAAGTTTAAACTTAAATATAGATATAGAAGTAGATAAGGATTTAAACCTAGATAAAGATATGAATGAGAATGAAAAAAACAAAGAAATGAAGATAGATCAAAAATTTAAAATGGATTATATAAAAAATAAGATGGAAAGGCAATGA
- a CDS encoding DUF3991 domain-containing protein: protein MGKIYSQKEINQAQLIDIVDYCLRNNIGIIKNSERYYRLVDHDSCVIDKKNNLFYWNSRSIGGNVINFIQEFEGVSFREAMQRLIGGAKEGIDLSNNINYKLHIKEKFTAKSFVYAKDKEVSSFYKARNYLINERKIDPKIVDDLHQEGLIKQDKYNNVLFLWKDNKKIVGCSEQGTIKSDKLKRGYWKSIQENSISDHGFNILIGKPKNLKFFESSIDLLSYATLNKKSLKDVHLISMEGLKYGVILNYIDKTEKLLDKGNINISLCVDNDIAAMNFIIHTIEILKEKKANYNIITEIPLNSTLAQKWDWNDQLKFFNKY from the coding sequence GTGGGTAAAATCTATTCTCAAAAAGAAATTAATCAAGCCCAATTAATAGATATAGTAGATTATTGTCTTAGAAACAATATAGGGATTATTAAGAATAGCGAGCGTTATTATCGCTTAGTCGATCATGATAGTTGCGTTATAGATAAAAAGAACAACTTATTCTACTGGAATAGTAGGAGCATTGGCGGAAATGTTATCAACTTCATACAAGAGTTTGAAGGGGTAAGTTTTAGAGAAGCTATGCAAAGGTTAATAGGAGGTGCAAAAGAAGGGATAGATTTATCTAATAATATCAATTATAAGCTTCATATAAAAGAAAAATTTACTGCTAAATCATTTGTATATGCGAAAGATAAAGAAGTCTCTTCATTCTACAAAGCTAGGAATTACCTTATTAATGAAAGAAAAATAGACCCGAAGATAGTAGATGATTTGCACCAAGAAGGATTAATTAAACAAGATAAATATAATAATGTATTATTTTTATGGAAGGATAACAAAAAAATAGTAGGTTGCAGTGAACAAGGGACTATAAAGTCTGACAAATTAAAGCGTGGTTATTGGAAAAGTATCCAGGAGAACTCAATTTCAGATCATGGTTTTAACATTTTGATCGGAAAACCCAAAAACTTAAAGTTTTTTGAATCATCTATTGATTTATTAAGCTATGCAACTTTAAATAAGAAATCGTTGAAAGATGTTCATTTAATTAGCATGGAGGGTCTAAAATACGGTGTTATCTTGAATTATATAGATAAAACCGAAAAATTACTAGATAAAGGTAATATCAACATTTCGCTCTGTGTAGATAACGATATAGCTGCAATGAATTTTATCATTCATACGATAGAAATTTTAAAGGAGAAAAAAGCAAATTATAATATCATTACGGAGATACCTTTAAATTCAACTTTGGCCCAAAAGTGGGATTGGAATGATCAGTTAAAGTTCTTTAATAAATATTAA